The genome window ATCGGAAATTTGGGCGATGATGTAAAATTGCATCATTTTGACGAACAAAATTGTATTGGACGATTTCCTATTGCAACGACAGAATCATATATCTCTAGAACGGGAGAGCGAATTACAGAAACAGAATGGCACAATATTGTGACACGCAATAAATTGGCAGAATTATGTGATCGTTATCTAAAAAAAGGAGATAAAGTTTTTGTTGAAGGACGTATCAAAACGCGCAAATGGGACGATAACGGACAAACGCGTTATACAACAGAAATCGTAGCAAATTCAATCGAGTTTTTGACACCCAAAATTGACAATGAACAACGTCAAGCCATGCAAAATGATCAGAACAAAGTTCAGCAAAGTCAACAAAACACAACAGTTGTCGAGCCGCCTTTTATAGATGAAGGAGAAGACGATTTACCTTTTTAGAAATTAAAAAATTAAATGAATTTTACAAAACTTAACGTTTTACGTTATACAATGAATTTTAAAACTATAATAGCATTATGTAGTAGTGCTATTTTTTTTGTGTCGTGCAATAAAAACGAGGAAGTTGCCAAACCTTTAGGGCAAGTTCGTCTCGAATATCCGCAACAAACTTATCTATCATTCAAAGAAAATGTGCCTTATACTTTTCAGTATTCAAACTTTGGGAAGGTGATTGCAGGGAAAAAACCAAACTCTTTCAATATTGTTTATCCACGAATGAAAGCAACAATTTACCTGACGTATTTTCCAGTTCAGTCACCACAAGATTTAATCGTTCAAATAAAAGAAAGTGAAAGTTTTGTGCAAGAACAGACGGTTAAAGCCAGTTTTATCTCGCCACAGGAATTTTCTTTTCCAGAAAAAAAGGTTTTTGGTACTATGTATGAATTAGGAGGAGAATCAGCGATTAATATTCAATTTCATGCGACGGATAGTGTAAAGAATTTTTTAGCAGGTTCGGTTTATTTCAAAACTCAACCAAAACCCGATTCTTTAGCTCCAGCAGTTGATTATATCAAAAAAGATGTAAAAAAATTGTTAGAAACCTTAGAATGGAAAAAATAAACCGCTTTGATAAATAAATTCGATTAATTTTGTAATCGTTTAATAAAATTAGAACATAAATAAATTTAAAACAATATGTTAATACAGATAGCTACCTTAATGCTTAGTTTGATGCTTTTAGTAATGTTGCACGAACTAGGACATTATGTAACAGCGCGATGGTTTGGCGTTCGTGTCGAACGTTTCTTTTGTTTTTTCGATGTGAAATTTGCCATTTGGAAAAAGAAAATTGGTGATACTGTTTACGGTATCGGTTGGTTGCCTCTTGGAGGATACGTAAAACTTTCGGGAATGATTGACGAAAGCATGGATTTGGAACAAATGAAACAAGAGCCAAAACCGTGGGAATTCCGTGTAAAACCAGCTTGGCAACGATTAATTATTATGTTAGGTGGTATTATTGTAAATATCATTTTAGCGATGATTATTTATACTATTTTATTTATTTCTCAAGGAAAAAGCTTTGTTGATGTAAACAAAATGCAATATGGAATCGAAGCGAATGCAACGCAAACTAAATTCGGCTTGCAAAAAGGTGATATTCCAGTTGGTGTAAATGGTGTTAAATATCAAGCATTAAATGAAATAGGAAAAGAAGCCTTGTTGGGTGGTGAAACTTTAGATGTAAAACGTCAAAGAAAAGAAGTTTCTTTACCAATTACAGAAGATTTCAGAACTGAAATTTTAAACGCTAAAGGCGCTTTCTTTATTCCTCAAATGCCAACCGTTGTGGATTCTGTTGTTGAGAATAGTGCAGCACAAAAAGCAGGTTTATTAAAAGATGATAAAGTAATTGCTATTGATGGTTTCACAACACCTCTATTTTCAGATTTAACAAATAAATTAAAAGAATACAAAGGAAAAACAGTTTCTTTAAGTGTTGAAAGAAAAGGCGAGCCTGTAGAGTTGATGGTAAATGTAGATAAAGATGGAAGCATTGGATTCCTAAGATCAACAGCATATTTAGATTCATTAATTTCTAAGGAAGATTATACAATTGGTGAAGGAATCGCAAAAGGAATTGTAGAGCCATTTGAAGCGATTGCAACGCAAGTTCGTGGAATTGGGACATTGTTCCAAGTAAAAGACGGTCGTAAGCAAGTTGCTGGACCAATTGGAATGGTAAAACAAATGCCAAAAGAATGGAACTGGTTATTTTTCTGGTCATTTACGGCAATGATTTCTGCTTGGTTAGCATTTATTAACTTATTACCAATTCCAGGTTTGGACGGTGGACATGCTGTTTTTGCTATCTATGAAATGGTGACAGGTAAAAAACCAAGTGAAAAAGTTTTAGAAAAAGCACAAATGGTTGGAGTTGTAATTATCTTAGGATTAATGGTATTCATCTTTGGGAACGATATTGTGAATATGATTTTTAAATAAATTTTAAAATATTTTTTGTGGGTGTAAAAAATACTTCTATATTTGCACCCACAATTAAGCAACAATCCTCCTTAGCTCAGTTGGTTAGAGCATCTGACTGTTAATCAGAGGGTCCTTGGTTCGAGCCCAAGAGGAGGAGCTTTTTTAGTGAAATGTCAAACAAAGACATAAAAATAAAATTTTAAAATATCGGATTTTCCTCCTTAGCTCAGTTGGTTAGAGCATCTGACTGTTAATCAGAGGGTCCTTGGTTCGAGCCCAAGAGGAGGAGCAAAAAAGACAATCAATTTGATTGTCTTTTTTTATTTTATATCAATTTCAGTATGGTTATTCAACCAGTCTTTTGCCATTTCGAATGCAGATAAATTTTTGCTCAATTCTAGTGGTTTCTCCTTAAGTAATTTTAAAAATTGTTGATTGACTAAATCAATTGTGTAGCGTTCTGCTTGATTTAGCTGTTGTTTTTCTCGGTTTGAAGCGTAATAATTATTTTTATTAATAAAATTGAAATAATCATTGACCAATTCCCAAAGTTCAGGAATTCCTTTTCCGATTAATCCAGAACCGATAATTGATTTTCTTTTCCATTGAGAAGATTTGGTTGGTAAAAATTGCAATGAACGAACAATGTCTAATTTTGCATCTTTCACTAATTTTTCTTGAAATGAATCTGATTTATTAACGAAAATCAAATCAGCCATTTCCATAATTCCGCGTTTTATTCCTTGTAAATCATCTCCAGAACCCGGAAGTTGAAGAAATAGGAAGAGATCTGAAATTTCATTTACTAAGGTCTCAGATTGTCCAACACCAACAGTTTCAATCAAAATATTTTCAAATCCTGCTGCTTCACATAATAAAATTGCTTCATATGTACGTGACGTAACACCGCCTAAAGAGCCGTTAGAGGCGCTTGGACGTATATAAGCATTCTCTTCTCGAGATAAGTCTTCCATGCGTGTTTTGTCGCCTAAAATACTTCCTTTGGAAAGTGAACTACTAGGGTCAATAGCTAAAATTGCTACTTTTTCATCTTTACTCAGAATATATTTCCCCAGAGATTCGATAAAAGTACTTTTACCAACACCAGGAATTCCAGTAATGGCAATTCTTTTTGACGTTATGGAAACAGGTAATAAACTAATGATATGTTGCGCTAATTTTAAATCGTCTAAACGATTGCTTTCGGCAAGTGTAATAGCTCTTGATAAGGCAAAACGATCACCTTCTTTTATTTTTTGAGCAAGTATTTCGGGGTCAATTTTTCGCATAAGACACAATCTTAGATTAAAGATAAAGTCTTAATTAAGAATAAAAAAATACAATCGAGATTTGTGAAATTATTTTATATAGCTCTTGTATTAATTGGTGTAAAAAATAAAATGAATATAAATGAATATCTATTTAAAATTCAGTTGTATAAACTTTATTAATTCGTGATTATGAATTTTTTTGTTCCGCTTTAATTCTTTTTATAAAAGCAGAAGGAGATTCGTTCATTATTTGAGTAAAAGTTGTCGTAAAAGTACTGTGAGAAGCAAATCCGCAATCGCTTGCTAAATAGCTTACTTTCGTATTAATGTATTTCGGCTCATTTTGAAGTCGATTTACAATGTAATTTACTCTCAACTCATTCAAATAAGAATTAAATTGTTTTTGACGATGAGTTTTAATGATTTCGGAAAGGTATTTTGTATTCGTTTCAAATTGTTTTGATAATGAAGCAAGATTAATATCTTTCTTAGTAAAGCCTTTATTCTTCTCAAATAATTCTAATTTTCGAAGTAAATCATTTTCGGTTTTAGATGAAATGCTAAGATTATTCATTGGTTTTTCCTCAATGATAACCTCTGTTGGCGGAGTTGGAGGAATTATTTTATTTGTAACCTCTTGTTTGATTGGTTCAGAAGGAATTTCTTTAATTTCTTTTACAGAATTAATTTCTTCAGTAGAAATTTCAGTTGATTGTTTAGTTTTTTTGGAAACAAAGTAAATAATTAATCCTAAGATAATTATAGCTAAAACTATTAATGAAATGATTAACCAAGTTTCCATTTTTGTAAAATTTATATTCCGAATTAATAAAATAAAACCAATTGATAATCATTAAAATACTTGTTTTTTTCTGATTATACTATTGTAAAAATACTCCGAAATTTTGAAATAAAAAAGGCTAACTTTTAAGAGTTAGCCTTTTTTTGAAATTCATCTTTGCTTGGAGAACAACCACAGCCTTTTGAGCATCCGCCTCCTTTTGAGCTAAATGAGCTTCTAATTAATTTTACAACATACCAAACTGCAAATCCAAAAAGGAAAGCGATAAAGATATATTGTATCCAAATATTGTCCATACTATTATTTTAAAAAATGATATGCAATGAATGCAACTACATATGCTAAACCTGTCATAAACCCTGTCTGAATCAATGTCCATTTCCAAGAATTTGTTTCTCGTTTTACGATCGCAATTGTACTCATACATTGCATTGCGAATGCATAAAATAACAACAACGAAACTCCTGTAGCAAGGTTGTATGCTGGTTCTCCTGTGTTTTGATTAATCTCATTTTTCATACGAAGAAGTAAACGATCTTTTTGACCATTGTCCTCAACATCAACCTCTCCTAAACTATAAACTGTTGACATCGTTCCGACAAAAACTTCACGCGCTGCGAATGATGAAATTAAACCAATTCCCATCTTCCAATCGTATCCTAAAGGCTCTACAACTGGTTCTATAACTGATCCTAATCTCCCTAAATATGAATGTTCTAATTTGTAAGAAGCAATTTCATTTGCCAAATCTTCTTCATTCATTTTCGGATGATGAGCAGTTACAATTTCTTCTGCATTTTTGAATTGTTCTCCAGGTCCGAAAGTTCCTAAAACCCAAAGAATAATCGAAATTGCAAATATGATTTTACCCGCATCAACTAAAAATCCTAATGTTTTTTCCCAAACATTAATTCCAACATTTTTCCAATCAGGAAGTTTGTATGTTGGCATTTCTAAAATTAGGTAACTTTTATGTTTCGCTTTAATGATTAAATTTAATAAAATAGCACTTCCTAGTGCGCCTAAAACACCTAAAATGTACATCACAAATAACGCCAAAGCTTGGTAACTTAATCCGAAAATATGTTCGTCGGGAATAACCAAAGCAATTAAAACGATGTAAATTGGTAAACGAGCCGAACACGTCATAAAAGGCGTTACAAGTATCGTTAATAGACGTTCTTTATCATTTTCGATATTACGCGCAGACATGATTGCAGGAACGGCACAGGCAACACCAGAAATTAATGGAACGACACTTTTTCCACTTAAACCGAATGGTTTTAACCATCTGTCCATTAAATAAACCACGCGACTCATGTAGCCCGTTTCTTCCATTATTGAAATGAATAAAAACAAAATGGCAATTTGCGGAACGAAAACGGCAATCCCTTCTATACCTGGAATTATTGCACCTCCAATAATTTCGTTGATAGGTCCTTCGGGAATTAAGCTAATTGCTTTTTCGTCGATCCAACCAAATAAATCTTCGACCATTGTCATTAATGGTGCAGACCACGTATAAACAGCTTGAAAGATTAATAATAAAATTCCTAAAAAGATGATGTATCCAAAAATCGGATGAATTAATGTTTTATCAATTTTATCGGTTAAGGTTTCATTTCCGTCAAAATTATACGAAATAATATCGTTTAATTTATCCTCTAAAATTTTATTTCGATCTAATGCTTCTTTAACTTGTAATCGTTTCGAAACAATAGAATTTTCTTTCTTAATTGTATCTAATTTACTTAGATTTTCTTTCGATTCGAACGGAACTTCTTTCTGAGAAAGATATTGCCAAGCTAAATAATCAGATTTAAGATTAAATTCATTCTTGATTTTTTCTAGAATAGAAAGATGCTCTTTCGGAATTTCGTAATGACGATTATATGGAGTTGCTTCTTTTGTAAAAGCTTCTACCAATTCATCAATTCCTTCGCTTGTACGCGCGTTTGTTAAGTATATTTTTGTTTGAAGAAAATCTTCTAACTTTTTCAAATCAATATTTAGTCCCTTGCTTTTGATTTCATCTTTCATATTGATGACAAAAATCGCAGGAACTTCTAAATCTCTAACTTGTTGATACAACAAAATCGATCGTTTTAGATTAGATGGTTCACCAACAACAACCGCCAAATTTGGGTAATGGTTATTGGTTTTGTCTCCTAAAGTTTTGAAAACAATTTCTTCATCCAAAGAGCTTGGATAAATTGTATACGTTCCGGGAAAATCTGTAATTTGGAATTTATTTCCATTTCGTTCTATTTTACCTTCGCGTTTTTCTACCGTCACACCAGGGTAATTCCCAACTTTTTGACGAAGATTTGTTAATTTATTAAATAACGAAGTTTTACCAACATTTGGGTTACCAATTAAGGCAATTTTATAATGATTCATTATTTTTTTGTTATCAAAATTTTATCGGCTTCGTTTCTTCTTAAAGCTAAAACAGACTTGTTAGAGATGATACTAATGCAAATAGGACCACCAAACGGAGCCTTATTTTTTACCAATAAACTTGTTCCCGGAATAAAGCCCATTTCGTAAAACTTAGCAGGTATGTCTTCTGTACTAAATCCAGTTACAACTGCTTGTTCACCAATTTTTAAATCTTTTAAAGAATAATTTTCAACCATTTCTACCAATCTATCTATGATTTTACTATATGCAAAGATATTTATTTTTAATTAATC of Empedobacter falsenii contains these proteins:
- the rseP gene encoding RIP metalloprotease RseP, producing MLIQIATLMLSLMLLVMLHELGHYVTARWFGVRVERFFCFFDVKFAIWKKKIGDTVYGIGWLPLGGYVKLSGMIDESMDLEQMKQEPKPWEFRVKPAWQRLIIMLGGIIVNIILAMIIYTILFISQGKSFVDVNKMQYGIEANATQTKFGLQKGDIPVGVNGVKYQALNEIGKEALLGGETLDVKRQRKEVSLPITEDFRTEILNAKGAFFIPQMPTVVDSVVENSAAQKAGLLKDDKVIAIDGFTTPLFSDLTNKLKEYKGKTVSLSVERKGEPVELMVNVDKDGSIGFLRSTAYLDSLISKEDYTIGEGIAKGIVEPFEAIATQVRGIGTLFQVKDGRKQVAGPIGMVKQMPKEWNWLFFWSFTAMISAWLAFINLLPIPGLDGGHAVFAIYEMVTGKKPSEKVLEKAQMVGVVIILGLMVFIFGNDIVNMIFK
- the meaB gene encoding methylmalonyl Co-A mutase-associated GTPase MeaB, with protein sequence MRKIDPEILAQKIKEGDRFALSRAITLAESNRLDDLKLAQHIISLLPVSITSKRIAITGIPGVGKSTFIESLGKYILSKDEKVAILAIDPSSSLSKGSILGDKTRMEDLSREENAYIRPSASNGSLGGVTSRTYEAILLCEAAGFENILIETVGVGQSETLVNEISDLFLFLQLPGSGDDLQGIKRGIMEMADLIFVNKSDSFQEKLVKDAKLDIVRSLQFLPTKSSQWKRKSIIGSGLIGKGIPELWELVNDYFNFINKNNYYASNREKQQLNQAERYTIDLVNQQFLKLLKEKPLELSKNLSAFEMAKDWLNNHTEIDIK
- a CDS encoding helix-turn-helix domain-containing protein, with amino-acid sequence METWLIISLIVLAIIILGLIIYFVSKKTKQSTEISTEEINSVKEIKEIPSEPIKQEVTNKIIPPTPPTEVIIEEKPMNNLSISSKTENDLLRKLELFEKNKGFTKKDINLASLSKQFETNTKYLSEIIKTHRQKQFNSYLNELRVNYIVNRLQNEPKYINTKVSYLASDCGFASHSTFTTTFTQIMNESPSAFIKRIKAEQKNS
- a CDS encoding FeoA family protein; translated protein: MVENYSLKDLKIGEQAVVTGFSTEDIPAKFYEMGFIPGTSLLVKNKAPFGGPICISIISNKSVLALRRNEADKILITKK
- the feoB gene encoding ferrous iron transport protein B yields the protein MNHYKIALIGNPNVGKTSLFNKLTNLRQKVGNYPGVTVEKREGKIERNGNKFQITDFPGTYTIYPSSLDEEIVFKTLGDKTNNHYPNLAVVVGEPSNLKRSILLYQQVRDLEVPAIFVINMKDEIKSKGLNIDLKKLEDFLQTKIYLTNARTSEGIDELVEAFTKEATPYNRHYEIPKEHLSILEKIKNEFNLKSDYLAWQYLSQKEVPFESKENLSKLDTIKKENSIVSKRLQVKEALDRNKILEDKLNDIISYNFDGNETLTDKIDKTLIHPIFGYIIFLGILLLIFQAVYTWSAPLMTMVEDLFGWIDEKAISLIPEGPINEIIGGAIIPGIEGIAVFVPQIAILFLFISIMEETGYMSRVVYLMDRWLKPFGLSGKSVVPLISGVACAVPAIMSARNIENDKERLLTILVTPFMTCSARLPIYIVLIALVIPDEHIFGLSYQALALFVMYILGVLGALGSAILLNLIIKAKHKSYLILEMPTYKLPDWKNVGINVWEKTLGFLVDAGKIIFAISIILWVLGTFGPGEQFKNAEEIVTAHHPKMNEEDLANEIASYKLEHSYLGRLGSVIEPVVEPLGYDWKMGIGLISSFAAREVFVGTMSTVYSLGEVDVEDNGQKDRLLLRMKNEINQNTGEPAYNLATGVSLLLFYAFAMQCMSTIAIVKRETNSWKWTLIQTGFMTGLAYVVAFIAYHFLK
- a CDS encoding single-stranded DNA-binding protein; its protein translation is MNGTTNKVLLIGNLGDDVKLHHFDEQNCIGRFPIATTESYISRTGERITETEWHNIVTRNKLAELCDRYLKKGDKVFVEGRIKTRKWDDNGQTRYTTEIVANSIEFLTPKIDNEQRQAMQNDQNKVQQSQQNTTVVEPPFIDEGEDDLPF
- the gldD gene encoding gliding motility lipoprotein GldD, whose protein sequence is MNFTKLNVLRYTMNFKTIIALCSSAIFFVSCNKNEEVAKPLGQVRLEYPQQTYLSFKENVPYTFQYSNFGKVIAGKKPNSFNIVYPRMKATIYLTYFPVQSPQDLIVQIKESESFVQEQTVKASFISPQEFSFPEKKVFGTMYELGGESAINIQFHATDSVKNFLAGSVYFKTQPKPDSLAPAVDYIKKDVKKLLETLEWKK
- a CDS encoding FeoB-associated Cys-rich membrane protein, with translation MDNIWIQYIFIAFLFGFAVWYVVKLIRSSFSSKGGGCSKGCGCSPSKDEFQKKANS